The Desertifilum tharense IPPAS B-1220 nucleotide sequence AGGGTAGAAAGAACAGTCATTGCCACTCTCTTTTTGGATGAAGTTTAAAATAAAAACTTGATTTTGGGATAAACCTTGTTGTATACAAAATACAGTATACAAAAATACAGCATTAACCTTAAACTCGGCTGTATACAGAAGTACAGTTATCAACCAGAGAATAACCGCATGAGTCAGGCTAAACGAGTTTTCATCTGCGGATCGGCACTGCAAGGACAACCCGATCATGGTAATCTTCAATCAGCAGAATTTATTAAAGCAGCCAGAACCCAACCCCTCTATCGCCTCCATGCTGCCGCAGGTGGTTGGCACCCTGCTATTTATCAAGTCAGTGAAGGCGGAATATCCATTCCCGGAGAAGTCTACGAACTCACCCTCGAACAATACGAGTATCTCGTCTCCACCGAACCGCCTCATATGTATCCCAGCGATGTGATTTTAGAGGATGGCGAAGTCTTAACCGCCATGCTTTATCCGCAAGAACTGGTTGAACAATATAACTGGCCCGATATTTCCCACCTTGGGGGATGGGCTGCCTATAAAGCCAGTTTAGTCGAAGTCGCGTGAAGAGTATAGGCGATCGCATCGATCTGAGTCAGTGCGATCGCATTTTTCCAACTTGCAGATGCTTAAACCCCTAAACTAGAACAAGCATCAATTTCGATTATTACTACGCACTTATGTCAGGGAAACTCACGACCCATGTTCTAGACACTGCTTATGGTCGTCCAGCCGCCAATCTAAGCATCGAACTCTGGTCAATCGA carries:
- a CDS encoding gamma-glutamylcyclotransferase, producing MSQAKRVFICGSALQGQPDHGNLQSAEFIKAARTQPLYRLHAAAGGWHPAIYQVSEGGISIPGEVYELTLEQYEYLVSTEPPHMYPSDVILEDGEVLTAMLYPQELVEQYNWPDISHLGGWAAYKASLVEVA